One Globicephala melas chromosome 4, mGloMel1.2, whole genome shotgun sequence genomic window carries:
- the UTS2B gene encoding urotensin-2B, with protein sequence MNKILSTTLCFGLLTLSVMFFLESVHGLPYFIQGNELFPDKGDTDREELLLALLNKNFDLQRPSNTDIELANKLEELNQLEKLKEQLMEAKDAEMSYAIGGLSSSHPNKRACFWKYCV encoded by the exons ATGAACAAGATCCTCTCAACCACTCTTTGTTTCGGACTCTTAACTTTATCTGTAATGTTCTTTTTAGAATCTGTGCATGGGCTGCCATATTTTATCCAAG GAAATGAATTGTTTCCAGATAAAGGAGATACAGATCGCGAAGAACTATTGCTGGCTCTACTGAATAAAAATTTTGATCTCCAAAGACCTTCCAACACTG ATATAGAGCTGGCTAACAAATTGGAAGAACTTAACCAG CTGGAAAAACTGAAAGAGCAGCTCATGGAGGCAAAGGATGCTGAGATGTCTTATGCTATAGGTGGTCTATCTTCTTCCCATCCTAATAAGCGAG